The following coding sequences are from one Parabacteroides pacaensis window:
- a CDS encoding tape measure protein, whose product MAGLHFDITGDNSNFMRKLEETRNGVINTSKRIEESGMSIEQMFSRMTKAAAAFGAGFSAQQFVSQVMKVRGEFQQLEVAFNTMLGSKEKADTLMSQLVRTAAITPFDLQGVANGAKQLLAYGTAAEDVNSTLVRLGDIAAGLSIPLGDLVYLYGTTMTQGRLFTQDLRQFQGRGIPLADELAKQFGVAKDKVGELVTAGKVGFPEVQKAIEAMTNDGGKFGGLMEAQSKTITGQISNIEDAIATMYNNIGKQSEGFINDALSGVSYLVENYETIGKTILELAAVYGTYKAVLMSVAAYQSFATVVTYSAEIAELSKLIPLKQQSANEDVIADVASGKLTQSKAEQIIALRAEIAAKIQSLQATEAQTKAEYASAMAIYKSTTQRMLVAKQNMDIAQSQMSIAIKSGTVDEIAAAKKNAQTASLELNNAAIAKNTAHKSLNIASTNKKTATDALSTMQTGVNTAVQNANTTSTNILTVAKTRLASASRALGLSMLANPYVLVAAAVAGLGYGIYKLITYQTDAEKAQLKLNDSIKECEKKSLSEQRELAKLKGELSALTKGTDEYNTVKDKIVKNFGKYYSGLDAEIEKVGLTETAYNKLTEAINKSFGARQYEKFATEQQEELSNTMAENLGKIQDKLYEKLGDEQGAKIYAKIRNGIIQGAISLGENGLYDIKGIDSETKNALDKSAGKDSGLFDVTNRAIEGYIRNIITANKMTDELDKKAKERFGIDDNTGKKVDNTNTNKEAEKKEASEWLSLYKKAYEDAEKAYNDFLKSKQVMSDSDRDKELKRLKGIRDEAKTTYESKGGSVSSNTKQENQSEKEAEKKKKEQQKLSEELLSLRLQNQQAEINLMADGSGKKIAQINLDYDKEIAAILAKEKEWKYSQGGKLTEEQTVEIRTSLVQSYVKKEKSIGLVSSIQLAEEKRMMNEYMKEYGTYLEKRQAITELYNEKIKKATTEGERLSLGEEMKKELAAVDDEAQKKTSIITKLFSDMSNRTVTDIRLIADEAQKMLDYINEGEFKTDSDGNGLFSLTKEQFDILSKSPEKLQAVKDEIANVNREADRFETSFNKVSNGLKKVFASKNDVKKLKEGLAEIEEGMNEIMQAGQFLSTTFSKLGDSFGGVFSGIADGLNVAMDAVSSAMDGAKAGAMFGPIGSAAGAAIGVVTSLAGAIAKIHDKKNEKRIERLQYQIDTLDKLYEKLDKSIQKAYSNDASSLINQQNKLLEQQKVLIQQQIREEEDKKKTDKDRIKEWQDQIEKINKTIEENKEKQIDAIFGEDVKSAIDSFAQAYVNALAAGDDKVKASKDLVKNMIKQMIVESMKMDIANPMKRIREKLLDFWSDNRITDWEQSYIDSMIEDLTQQLDQQYAWADKYLKGEEKSPERTATAKGAIQASQESVDQVTGIATAVQEYTYKIYMAVDEMRVHNMKMAESLLYLVNLKDISEELNSAIKFREVISGHLSKIEEYTSYCKKLENMEKSLEGISENVERAVNHGVYLK is encoded by the coding sequence ATGGCAGGATTGCATTTTGATATAACCGGAGATAATTCCAATTTCATGCGTAAGTTGGAAGAAACGCGCAATGGTGTCATTAATACCTCAAAGCGAATAGAAGAAAGTGGAATGAGTATTGAGCAGATGTTTAGCCGTATGACTAAAGCCGCTGCTGCTTTCGGTGCCGGTTTCTCTGCACAACAATTTGTATCTCAAGTAATGAAGGTACGTGGCGAATTCCAACAATTGGAAGTCGCTTTCAATACAATGCTTGGAAGCAAGGAAAAGGCAGACACTTTAATGTCTCAACTTGTCAGAACTGCTGCCATTACTCCTTTTGACCTGCAAGGCGTTGCCAATGGAGCCAAACAATTGCTTGCTTATGGCACGGCTGCCGAAGATGTAAATAGTACACTTGTCAGGCTTGGAGATATTGCAGCAGGACTTTCTATTCCTTTAGGCGATTTGGTTTACCTGTATGGCACTACAATGACGCAAGGCAGGTTGTTCACACAAGACTTACGTCAGTTCCAAGGACGTGGTATTCCTCTTGCCGATGAATTGGCTAAGCAGTTCGGAGTAGCTAAAGATAAGGTTGGTGAATTGGTTACTGCCGGTAAAGTCGGTTTCCCAGAAGTTCAAAAAGCTATCGAAGCCATGACTAATGATGGTGGAAAGTTCGGCGGTTTGATGGAAGCACAATCAAAAACCATCACAGGTCAGATTAGCAACATTGAGGATGCGATAGCTACTATGTATAACAACATCGGCAAGCAGTCCGAAGGTTTCATTAATGATGCTTTATCCGGCGTGTCTTACTTAGTTGAGAATTACGAAACTATAGGTAAAACCATTCTTGAGCTTGCTGCTGTATATGGAACGTATAAGGCGGTGCTTATGTCTGTTGCTGCATACCAAAGCTTTGCTACTGTAGTAACATACTCTGCTGAAATTGCAGAATTATCCAAGTTAATTCCATTAAAGCAACAATCAGCTAACGAAGATGTAATAGCGGATGTCGCAAGCGGAAAGCTCACACAATCAAAAGCTGAACAAATTATTGCATTAAGAGCCGAAATTGCTGCAAAGATACAATCCTTACAAGCAACTGAGGCACAGACAAAAGCCGAGTATGCCAGCGCAATGGCTATCTATAAATCTACCACGCAAAGAATGCTTGTTGCAAAACAGAATATGGACATCGCTCAATCCCAGATGTCAATAGCTATAAAAAGCGGAACCGTTGATGAAATAGCAGCAGCTAAGAAAAATGCTCAAACAGCATCTCTTGAATTGAATAATGCCGCTATTGCTAAGAATACTGCTCACAAGTCGCTCAACATCGCTTCTACAAACAAGAAAACGGCTACCGATGCGCTATCAACTATGCAGACAGGTGTAAATACCGCCGTTCAGAATGCAAATACGACATCAACTAATATTCTTACGGTTGCTAAAACGCGCCTTGCTTCCGCGTCACGTGCACTTGGATTGTCTATGCTGGCAAATCCTTACGTGCTTGTTGCTGCCGCTGTTGCCGGGTTGGGATATGGTATTTACAAGCTTATCACCTATCAGACTGATGCTGAAAAAGCTCAGTTGAAGTTAAATGACTCCATAAAAGAATGCGAGAAAAAATCTCTGTCAGAGCAACGAGAACTTGCTAAGTTGAAAGGCGAATTATCAGCATTAACTAAAGGGACAGATGAATACAATACCGTTAAGGATAAGATTGTTAAGAATTTCGGCAAGTATTATTCAGGTCTTGATGCCGAGATAGAGAAAGTTGGCCTTACGGAAACGGCTTACAATAAACTAACAGAAGCTATTAACAAGTCATTTGGAGCACGCCAATACGAAAAGTTTGCTACCGAACAGCAGGAAGAGCTTTCTAACACTATGGCTGAAAATCTTGGGAAAATTCAAGATAAACTGTATGAAAAACTTGGAGATGAGCAAGGCGCTAAAATATATGCAAAAATTAGAAACGGTATAATACAAGGTGCTATTTCGCTTGGAGAAAACGGACTTTATGATATAAAAGGTATTGATTCTGAAACAAAAAATGCGCTTGATAAGTCCGCAGGGAAAGATAGTGGGTTATTTGATGTTACAAATAGAGCTATCGAAGGATATATACGGAATATTATCACTGCCAATAAAATGACAGATGAACTCGACAAGAAAGCGAAAGAACGTTTTGGTATAGATGATAATACTGGCAAGAAGGTTGATAACACAAATACCAATAAAGAAGCTGAAAAAAAGGAAGCCTCAGAATGGTTGTCCTTATACAAAAAAGCGTATGAGGATGCAGAAAAAGCATATAACGACTTCTTGAAATCAAAGCAGGTAATGTCTGATTCTGACAGGGATAAAGAACTGAAAAGATTGAAAGGGATACGTGACGAAGCGAAAACTACTTATGAAAGCAAGGGTGGGTCTGTTTCGTCTAATACTAAGCAAGAAAACCAATCCGAAAAAGAGGCCGAGAAGAAAAAGAAAGAGCAACAAAAACTTTCCGAAGAACTTCTTTCTCTCCGCCTCCAGAACCAGCAGGCAGAGATAAACCTCATGGCTGACGGCTCTGGAAAGAAGATCGCCCAGATAAATCTTGACTATGACAAGGAGATAGCAGCCATACTCGCCAAAGAGAAAGAGTGGAAATATTCTCAAGGCGGTAAGCTCACGGAAGAACAGACGGTTGAGATACGAACATCCTTAGTCCAGTCCTATGTGAAAAAGGAGAAGTCTATCGGATTGGTAAGCAGTATTCAGCTCGCCGAGGAAAAGCGCATGATGAACGAGTACATGAAAGAGTATGGTACTTATCTGGAGAAACGTCAGGCCATCACGGAGCTTTATAATGAGAAGATAAAGAAGGCAACAACCGAAGGTGAACGTCTTTCTCTCGGTGAAGAAATGAAGAAAGAACTGGCTGCCGTGGATGATGAAGCCCAGAAGAAAACCTCTATCATCACCAAGCTATTCTCAGATATGAGCAATAGAACAGTGACCGATATACGGTTAATTGCTGATGAAGCCCAGAAAATGCTTGATTACATTAATGAAGGTGAGTTCAAGACCGATTCTGATGGTAATGGGCTGTTTAGTCTGACGAAAGAGCAGTTCGACATCTTATCCAAGTCTCCGGAAAAGCTACAAGCCGTGAAGGATGAGATAGCAAACGTTAACCGAGAGGCTGACCGATTCGAAACTTCTTTCAATAAAGTATCTAATGGTCTGAAAAAAGTATTTGCCTCTAAAAATGATGTCAAGAAGTTAAAAGAAGGTTTGGCTGAAATAGAAGAGGGCATGAATGAAATCATGCAGGCAGGCCAGTTCCTATCTACCACCTTCTCGAAATTAGGAGATTCATTCGGAGGGGTATTCTCCGGAATAGCAGACGGTCTTAATGTTGCTATGGATGCTGTAAGTTCAGCAATGGACGGAGCGAAAGCCGGGGCTATGTTTGGACCAATCGGTTCGGCTGCCGGTGCTGCTATTGGTGTGGTTACTTCTTTGGCCGGTGCTATCGCCAAGATACACGATAAGAAGAATGAGAAACGGATCGAACGGTTGCAGTACCAGATCGACACATTGGATAAATTATACGAAAAACTGGATAAATCAATTCAGAAGGCTTACTCAAATGATGCTTCCAGCTTGATCAACCAGCAAAACAAACTCTTGGAACAGCAGAAAGTCCTTATTCAGCAGCAGATCCGGGAGGAAGAGGATAAGAAGAAAACTGATAAAGACCGGATTAAAGAATGGCAAGATCAGATTGAAAAAATTAACAAAACAATAGAGGAAAACAAAGAAAAGCAAATAGATGCCATATTCGGAGAAGACGTTAAATCGGCTATTGATAGTTTTGCCCAAGCCTATGTAAATGCTTTGGCTGCTGGGGATGATAAGGTGAAAGCCTCGAAAGACTTGGTCAAGAACATGATTAAGCAGATGATTGTCGAATCTATGAAAATGGATATCGCCAACCCCATGAAAAGAATCCGGGAAAAGCTTCTTGATTTCTGGTCAGACAATCGCATTACAGATTGGGAACAATCTTATATTGATTCGATGATTGAGGACTTAACACAGCAACTTGACCAACAATATGCTTGGGCTGACAAATATTTGAAGGGAGAAGAAAAATCTCCGGAAAGAACCGCTACTGCAAAAGGAGCAATTCAAGCTTCTCAAGAAAGTGTAGACCAAGTTACAGGCATTGCTACTGCTGTCCAAGAATACACTTACAAGATTTATATGGCTGTAGATGAAATGCGTGTGCATAACATGAAAATGGCGGAAAGTCTTTTGTACTTGGTGAACTTGAAAGACATAAGTGAAGAATTAAATTCTGCTATAAAATTCAGAGAGGTTATTAGTGGACATTTAAGTAAGATTGAAGAATATACTTCCTATTGCAAAAAATTGGAAAACATGGAGAAATCTTTGGAGGGAATATCTGAGAATGTGGAACGAGCTGTTAATCATGGCGTTTATCTTAAATAA
- a CDS encoding major capsid protein, with protein MNESLFQKYVAKFFPKLQRLIEKVNGKRNKKLTYLHKGEGAMLRQEYSPDNKWESTSVNTTYVAADFVAVDSELPIKTRDSIASANGKLPKIGMSKILKESDINNINVMEAQGGNAKTIAGKLANDAVACSVGIDERNEYNFLFALSNGYVAIKDEDNPNALMRLKFNYFKENTFGATVKDEVSLPDIKRVIEKADADGNTITEICIAKSTYDKLRQTQGAKELVANYNGQAFTKDTVLPVPSGAKFNEAFADDNNGITFKVIDRSVIIEENGKKNPKKPWNANRLVFICNDVVGTLVYGRLAEQTNPVKNVLYNLVDTFKLISKYSLVNPLREITAGQAFVAPIIEDVDQIYILDISEAQTVDTTAEEADTADVKFTIWGQTYKKPEFIASLKALTGERVAGNIGDAKLVEKVNELSDEQEEALKAAVEPHKVTV; from the coding sequence ATGAATGAATCATTATTCCAGAAATATGTTGCAAAGTTTTTCCCGAAGCTGCAACGGCTGATTGAGAAGGTTAACGGTAAGAGAAACAAGAAGCTCACCTATCTCCACAAAGGAGAGGGAGCTATGTTGCGCCAAGAGTATTCTCCGGATAACAAATGGGAAAGCACAAGTGTAAACACGACGTATGTAGCCGCTGACTTTGTAGCGGTTGATTCCGAATTGCCTATCAAGACACGTGATAGCATTGCATCTGCTAACGGTAAACTTCCAAAGATTGGTATGTCTAAGATCCTTAAGGAATCAGACATTAATAATATCAATGTAATGGAAGCGCAGGGTGGTAATGCAAAAACAATTGCCGGAAAGCTCGCCAATGATGCTGTCGCATGTTCTGTTGGTATCGACGAAAGAAACGAGTACAATTTCTTGTTTGCTCTTTCTAATGGATATGTAGCTATCAAGGATGAAGATAATCCGAATGCGCTGATGCGTCTTAAATTCAACTACTTTAAGGAGAATACCTTTGGCGCAACGGTAAAAGATGAAGTTTCTCTACCCGACATCAAACGAGTTATCGAAAAAGCGGATGCTGATGGAAATACCATTACTGAAATCTGTATAGCGAAATCTACCTATGACAAACTGCGCCAAACTCAGGGAGCTAAAGAACTTGTAGCTAACTATAATGGACAAGCATTCACTAAGGATACCGTTCTTCCTGTTCCTTCTGGTGCTAAGTTTAACGAAGCGTTTGCCGATGATAACAATGGAATTACCTTTAAGGTCATTGACCGTTCTGTTATTATCGAGGAAAACGGGAAAAAGAACCCCAAGAAACCGTGGAACGCTAATCGTCTTGTTTTCATCTGTAATGACGTTGTTGGCACTTTGGTTTATGGTCGCCTTGCCGAGCAAACCAATCCCGTTAAGAACGTATTGTATAATCTTGTAGATACTTTCAAGCTGATTTCCAAGTATTCGCTTGTCAATCCATTACGAGAGATTACTGCTGGTCAGGCATTCGTAGCTCCGATTATTGAGGATGTTGACCAAATTTACATTCTTGATATTTCCGAAGCGCAAACAGTGGATACGACTGCAGAGGAAGCGGATACTGCTGATGTAAAATTCACTATATGGGGGCAAACTTACAAAAAGCCTGAATTTATTGCTTCATTGAAAGCTCTTACCGGAGAACGCGTTGCTGGCAACATCGGTGATGCCAAGTTGGTTGAAAAAGTCAATGAGCTGAGTGATGAACAAGAAGAAGCTCTGAAAGCTGCCGTTGAACCTCATAAGGTAACTGTGTAA
- a CDS encoding JAB domain-containing protein: protein MVKKAIEYKLTVNKCEFEQKKIMASNDVYYYAKQFYFDDLLIYESSFIILINRARKVIGYAKISQGGVSGTSVDVKIVAKYAVESLCAGVFFIHNHPSGNVKPSIEDRQITDKLKKALSLFDIKLADSIIISYDSYYSFCDEGIL from the coding sequence ATGGTAAAGAAAGCAATTGAATATAAACTAACTGTAAATAAATGCGAGTTCGAGCAAAAGAAGATTATGGCTTCAAATGATGTGTATTATTACGCCAAGCAGTTCTATTTTGATGATTTACTCATATACGAGAGTTCATTCATTATACTCATAAATAGAGCAAGAAAAGTAATTGGTTATGCAAAAATATCTCAAGGTGGAGTATCTGGAACATCTGTTGATGTAAAAATAGTAGCCAAGTACGCAGTTGAAAGCTTGTGTGCTGGTGTATTTTTCATACATAATCACCCATCAGGAAATGTAAAACCATCTATAGAAGATAGGCAAATCACCGACAAGCTAAAGAAAGCTCTTTCTCTCTTTGATATAAAACTCGCTGATAGCATAATCATATCGTATGATTCTTATTACTCTTTTTGCGATGAAGGTATATTATAG
- a CDS encoding ADP-ribosylglycohydrolase family protein, with product MIGAIIGDIVGSRFEFNNIKTKDFELFTKDCSFTDDTICTVAIADAIYRKIDYKDALLEWCRKYPNPKGSYGVSFERWWRSDNPQPYNSYGNGSAMRVSQIGFYYNSLKKVLEEAEKSAKVTHNHTKGIKGAQAVAASIFLLRTGYTKDDVKKWVESVFGYGLSHTVSSLREHNKFDETCQVTVPQATICFLESNDFEDAIRNAISIGGDSDTIACITGGLAEAFYGVPDNIFDKAYTYLDKDIKRIIKKAIRTKFLNRVIEAH from the coding sequence ATGATTGGAGCAATAATAGGCGATATTGTAGGCTCTCGCTTCGAGTTCAACAATATCAAGACTAAAGATTTTGAACTGTTTACTAAAGATTGTAGTTTTACAGATGATACCATCTGCACAGTTGCAATTGCCGATGCCATATACCGGAAGATAGACTATAAAGACGCTCTATTAGAGTGGTGCAGGAAATATCCTAATCCGAAAGGCTCCTATGGCGTATCGTTTGAAAGATGGTGGAGGAGCGATAACCCACAACCATATAATAGCTATGGCAATGGCTCCGCTATGCGAGTTAGTCAAATAGGATTCTACTACAATTCACTGAAGAAAGTTCTTGAAGAGGCAGAAAAAAGTGCAAAAGTTACCCATAACCATACAAAAGGTATCAAAGGGGCACAAGCTGTTGCGGCTTCAATATTCTTATTGCGCACTGGATATACTAAAGATGATGTAAAAAAATGGGTGGAATCTGTATTTGGATATGGCTTATCTCATACAGTGTCTTCTCTTCGCGAACATAACAAATTTGACGAAACCTGCCAAGTAACCGTACCACAGGCAACAATCTGTTTTCTTGAAAGTAATGATTTTGAAGATGCAATAAGGAATGCCATTTCCATTGGTGGAGATAGCGATACTATTGCTTGCATCACTGGAGGATTGGCAGAAGCATTCTACGGAGTACCTGATAATATCTTTGATAAGGCATATACATATCTTGATAAAGACATAAAAAGGATTATCAAGAAAGCTATCCGTACTAAATTCTTGAATAGGGTAATCGAGGCCCATTAA
- a CDS encoding ADP-ribosyltransferase, with amino-acid sequence MSKPKIPNQKKKYQELNNRLNRYVALVEQIYDTLNLKASKVVSRTDYSADSGKPFRWLDYPQTKKQISDVQSQFVDDIHAVIYRGISEEWKNSNEVQDLMVDKVLKAYNAKIDREKYKVLYQTNSDALKAFQNRKDKGFNVSAKLWQQSTIYKEELEAAISCAIHKGTSAITLSKQISKYLLDFPLLQKDYKEKFGNAEHLKDCEYRSIRLARSEINMAYQSAENERWKQMDFVVGYEIKLSGKHPAHDVCDILAGKYPKGFVWIGWHPNDLCYKIPILKTEEEFWQWDGRSKTSTNSVNEVKEVPDGFKRWVADNQQRIDIANKRGTLPYFLKDNPSYLKEDKSWYIEAISKYTSSYYPRINQYLRGQRKQLDNKTLSVIDGVSKYINLSDKYIGTSYRGITADRTMFDKLKSLKKGDDYMEKGFMSTSADKLVAEDFAEGTEYKIIFEINGKNGVNISSISDMQEEKEILFNHSSKFKITKIKAVDKKIFGNLYIYIKEI; translated from the coding sequence ATGTCTAAACCTAAGATTCCAAATCAGAAGAAAAAGTATCAAGAACTCAACAACCGGCTAAATAGATATGTCGCTCTTGTTGAGCAGATATACGACACACTGAATTTGAAAGCCTCCAAAGTTGTTTCCCGTACCGATTACTCAGCAGACAGTGGTAAGCCATTTAGGTGGTTGGATTATCCGCAAACAAAGAAACAGATATCAGATGTTCAATCTCAGTTTGTTGATGATATTCATGCTGTTATTTATCGTGGTATATCGGAAGAATGGAAGAATAGCAACGAGGTACAAGATTTGATGGTTGACAAAGTTCTGAAAGCTTATAATGCCAAGATTGATAGAGAAAAATACAAGGTTCTGTATCAAACAAACTCCGATGCGCTGAAAGCATTCCAAAACCGAAAAGATAAAGGCTTCAATGTGTCAGCCAAACTTTGGCAACAATCCACCATCTACAAGGAAGAACTGGAAGCCGCTATCTCTTGCGCTATTCACAAAGGAACCAGTGCTATTACGTTGAGTAAGCAAATCTCCAAATACTTGCTTGATTTTCCATTACTGCAAAAAGACTACAAAGAGAAGTTCGGAAATGCCGAACATCTGAAAGACTGCGAATACCGTTCTATCCGATTGGCTCGTTCCGAAATCAACATGGCTTACCAGTCTGCAGAAAATGAGCGATGGAAGCAGATGGATTTTGTAGTGGGATATGAAATCAAACTTAGCGGAAAACACCCGGCACATGATGTTTGTGATATACTTGCTGGTAAATATCCTAAAGGCTTTGTTTGGATTGGTTGGCATCCTAATGATTTGTGCTATAAAATTCCTATCCTCAAAACAGAGGAAGAGTTTTGGCAATGGGATGGAAGAAGTAAAACTTCCACCAATAGCGTGAATGAGGTTAAGGAGGTGCCGGATGGTTTTAAAAGATGGGTAGCGGATAATCAACAACGCATTGACATTGCCAATAAACGAGGTACGCTTCCGTACTTTTTGAAAGACAACCCATCTTATCTGAAAGAAGATAAAAGCTGGTACATTGAAGCTATTTCTAAATATACAAGTTCATATTATCCGAGAATTAACCAATATTTAAGAGGTCAAAGAAAGCAACTTGATAATAAAACGCTTTCTGTTATTGATGGTGTTAGTAAATACATCAATCTTTCTGACAAGTATATTGGAACAAGTTATCGTGGCATTACTGCTGACAGAACGATGTTTGATAAGTTGAAGTCTTTAAAGAAAGGAGATGATTACATGGAAAAGGGATTCATGTCAACGTCTGCCGACAAACTCGTTGCAGAAGATTTTGCCGAGGGGACAGAATATAAGATCATCTTTGAGATTAATGGAAAGAATGGAGTAAACATATCATCTATATCCGATATGCAGGAAGAAAAAGAGATATTGTTTAATCACTCATCCAAGTTTAAAATTACGAAAATCAAAGCTGTTGATAAGAAGATATTCGGCAATTTATATATCTACATAAAGGAAATATAA
- a CDS encoding DUF2829 domain-containing protein, translating to MKKYIGTKQIEAEPMTMGEADKNGLIAVGEKLSKEEISINGYHVKYDNNIESWLPKEEFEKAYKCADTFLDRLYIEDFELTEKYEKCSAFVDSDKFRKTIKEDYPAFLLHLQREAMGSYLGTLHNRIEYANGAKTEPDTKYGFGEAIEALKFGLAIRRSGWNGKGLFVIKQVPAHIESDIVPKMQSLPQSAKDLILKSKGFVDYTSQCLIYNENTGCADSWVPSISDVFAEDWEIVQ from the coding sequence ATGAAAAAGTACATTGGAACAAAACAGATTGAAGCTGAACCTATGACAATGGGTGAAGCTGACAAAAACGGCCTCATTGCAGTAGGTGAAAAGTTATCAAAGGAAGAGATTTCCATTAATGGCTACCACGTGAAGTATGATAATAATATTGAGTCATGGCTTCCTAAAGAAGAGTTTGAAAAAGCTTACAAGTGCGCTGATACTTTTCTTGACCGACTTTATATAGAGGATTTCGAGCTTACCGAGAAGTATGAGAAATGTTCCGCATTTGTTGATTCTGACAAGTTCAGAAAAACAATAAAGGAAGACTATCCTGCATTCCTGCTTCATTTACAAAGAGAAGCTATGGGAAGTTATCTTGGAACGCTTCATAACAGGATAGAGTATGCAAACGGAGCGAAAACCGAACCTGATACCAAGTATGGTTTTGGTGAAGCCATTGAGGCGTTGAAGTTCGGTCTTGCTATCCGTAGAAGTGGATGGAATGGCAAAGGACTGTTTGTTATCAAGCAAGTTCCTGCACATATTGAAAGTGACATCGTTCCGAAGATGCAATCACTTCCTCAGTCAGCAAAAGACCTTATACTGAAAAGTAAGGGATTTGTTGACTATACAAGCCAGTGTCTTATCTACAATGAGAATACCGGATGTGCAGATTCATGGGTTCCGTCTATTAGTGATGTGTTTGCCGAAGATTGGGAAATTGTACAATAG
- a CDS encoding phage portal protein yields MDEITAILDSSRPIADVISDLKNKSVDVPEWSNLLKDYEPTKHKIVDDKETRKDKVKSDGTLEKASRIYIGLEKLLTKRTTEFAFAIPVRRVYHNTEDNEKRQKIAKAIEAIYKYARIDSENIKRGNAYFASCEIFTIWYAVEKSNTLYGFNSKYKLKCKTYSPMTGVKLYPLFDEMDDMLAMSFEYKKKIKDKEVTFFETYTANKHFKWKQQDGVWESIMKPEKITLFLGKIPGAYAFRLLPIYHGLSHIREEIEYTLSRNSDVIAYNSAPVLKVTGELVGDEDKGESRRLFRLKNGGDVSYVSWSQAIEALKYHVETLLKLFFMQGQMPDLSFENMKALGNIGFDARQMILSDAHLKIGDESGAWIEFFERECSVIKEFLKFMNTDWKDEIDNVEVEHVITPFIQNDETAMTDRLIKQNGGKAIKSQLETIKEAGAKDPEATFKQIQKEEQALQQVRMNSLFEGAE; encoded by the coding sequence ATGGACGAAATCACCGCTATTCTTGATAGTTCAAGACCTATCGCTGACGTTATCAGTGATTTGAAGAATAAGTCTGTAGATGTTCCTGAATGGAGCAATTTACTGAAAGACTACGAACCTACCAAACATAAGATTGTAGATGACAAGGAGACCAGGAAGGACAAGGTTAAGTCTGACGGAACACTTGAAAAAGCTTCACGTATCTACATTGGTCTTGAAAAGCTTCTTACCAAACGTACAACTGAATTTGCTTTTGCTATTCCTGTTAGACGTGTATATCACAACACGGAAGATAACGAAAAACGTCAGAAGATAGCCAAAGCCATTGAAGCTATTTATAAGTATGCCCGGATTGATTCTGAAAACATCAAACGCGGCAACGCTTATTTTGCCTCTTGCGAAATATTCACTATCTGGTATGCTGTTGAAAAATCTAATACCTTATACGGATTCAATAGTAAGTATAAGCTGAAATGCAAGACGTACTCACCAATGACTGGTGTGAAATTATATCCTCTGTTCGATGAAATGGATGATATGCTTGCCATGTCCTTTGAATACAAAAAGAAAATCAAAGATAAAGAAGTAACGTTCTTTGAAACCTATACTGCCAATAAACACTTCAAATGGAAACAGCAAGATGGCGTCTGGGAATCTATTATGAAACCGGAAAAAATCACTCTTTTTCTTGGGAAGATACCCGGTGCTTATGCTTTCCGTCTTTTACCCATATATCATGGTTTATCGCATATCCGTGAAGAAATTGAATACACCCTGTCTCGCAACTCTGATGTTATCGCCTATAACTCGGCACCTGTACTTAAAGTTACAGGTGAACTGGTTGGCGATGAAGATAAAGGCGAATCTCGTAGATTATTCCGCTTAAAGAATGGAGGTGATGTTTCTTATGTTTCATGGTCACAAGCCATAGAAGCCTTAAAGTATCATGTGGAAACTCTGCTTAAACTATTCTTCATGCAAGGACAGATGCCTGACCTTTCATTTGAAAACATGAAAGCTCTTGGTAACATCGGCTTTGATGCCAGACAGATGATATTATCTGATGCTCACTTGAAGATTGGCGATGAATCAGGTGCATGGATTGAGTTCTTTGAGCGTGAATGTAGCGTGATAAAAGAGTTCTTGAAATTCATGAATACCGATTGGAAAGATGAAATTGATAATGTTGAAGTTGAGCATGTCATAACTCCATTCATTCAGAATGATGAAACTGCTATGACTGACAGACTTATCAAACAAAATGGAGGTAAAGCCATTAAGAGCCAGCTTGAAACAATTAAAGAAGCTGGAGCCAAAGACCCGGAAGCAACGTTTAAACAGATACAGAAAGAAGAACAAGCATTGCAGCAAGTTAGAATGAATAGTTTGTTTGAAGGTGCTGAATAA